A DNA window from Aureibaculum sp. 2308TA14-22 contains the following coding sequences:
- a CDS encoding THUMP-like domain-containing protein yields MNIHLLNTEAQTFINQNLNANIAKLIFRGSPFSEVTIQELVGQIEAKKKAKQKLPTWFSSKNIYYPNKINIEQTSSEITANYKANLIKGQQIIDITGGFGIDSFAFAKRFETVTHCEINKELSDIANHNFKTLCVKNGKTINADGIIHLKEKNQQYDWIYIDPSRRNDAKGKVFLLEDCTPNVPKHLETSFQYSDNIMVKVSPMLDISSAVSELDYVKEIHVIAIQNEVKELLFLLKKGYNKTIHTKTINFTKNKRQTFSSDRVKKNEPANLSKPLHYIYEPNSAILKAGLFNEVSHQLKIPKLNINSHLYTSNELIEFPGRVFKIVNQLPYNLKDLKKALPNQKANITTRNFPETVAQIRKKTKIKEGGSHYLFFTKDTNERLIVLITCKV; encoded by the coding sequence TTGAACATACATCTATTAAATACCGAAGCACAAACTTTTATCAATCAAAATTTAAATGCCAATATAGCCAAACTCATCTTTAGAGGCAGCCCTTTTAGTGAAGTTACTATTCAAGAATTAGTAGGGCAAATTGAAGCTAAAAAAAAAGCCAAACAAAAACTTCCTACTTGGTTTTCATCGAAAAACATATATTATCCTAATAAAATAAATATTGAGCAAACATCGTCGGAAATTACTGCAAACTATAAAGCCAATCTAATAAAAGGACAACAAATTATTGATATTACCGGAGGCTTTGGTATTGATTCATTTGCATTTGCAAAAAGATTTGAGACAGTAACGCATTGTGAAATCAATAAAGAGCTATCAGATATCGCCAATCACAATTTTAAAACATTGTGTGTTAAAAATGGAAAGACCATCAATGCAGATGGAATTATTCATTTAAAAGAAAAAAATCAACAATACGATTGGATCTATATCGACCCATCCCGCAGAAACGATGCTAAGGGCAAAGTATTTTTATTAGAAGATTGTACTCCCAATGTACCTAAACACCTAGAAACTTCTTTTCAATATAGCGACAATATAATGGTTAAAGTCTCGCCTATGTTGGACATATCCTCAGCAGTATCGGAATTGGATTACGTCAAAGAAATCCATGTCATTGCCATACAAAACGAAGTTAAAGAATTGTTGTTTTTACTAAAAAAAGGATATAACAAAACGATTCATACAAAGACGATAAACTTTACGAAAAACAAAAGACAAACATTTAGTTCCGATCGGGTAAAAAAAAATGAACCAGCTAACCTATCTAAACCCTTACATTATATCTACGAACCTAATTCTGCAATTTTAAAAGCTGGATTATTTAATGAAGTATCACATCAGTTAAAAATACCTAAATTAAATATTAACAGCCACTTATATACATCAAATGAGTTGATTGAATTTCCTGGTAGAGTATTTAAAATAGTCAATCAACTTCCATACAATCTCAAAGACCTTAAAAAGGCTCTACCTAATCAAAAAGCCAATATTACAACTAGAAACTTTCCGGAAACCGTAGCACAAATTCGTAAAAAAACTAAAATTAAAGAAGGCGGAAGCCATTATTTATTCTTTACAAAAGATACTAATGAGCGTTTGATTGTGTTAATAACTTGTAAAGTTTAA
- a CDS encoding AI-2E family transporter, which yields MNSKTISNGILRAIAILLGVALLLYFLYTIQSVIVYIIIAAVLSLMARPVILFLRRKLKFPNTLAVVVTMVMFLGLTFGLISMFIPLINQQGENLSLLDLNQLEMNLEQLLAQVNAYFSEIGINIFEQLKSADIFKNFKAVPYLLNTVVSAVGNLSIGLFSVLFIAFFLMKDSRLLNRGLLTLVPNNNESRFQKSFEKIKDLLSRYFLGLILQILILFVLYTIILLIFGIQNAIVIAFLCALLNLIPYIGPLIAGVLMAVLTMTSDVTLDFRTEILPTTIYVMIGYLIAQLVDNFFSQPKIFSEATKAHPLEIFLVIIIGGLLFGVVGMIVAVPGYTAIKVILKEFLSDNKIVKSLTKDI from the coding sequence ATGAATTCAAAAACAATTAGTAACGGTATTTTAAGAGCTATTGCCATTCTATTAGGTGTCGCACTTCTACTCTATTTTTTATATACGATACAATCTGTTATCGTATATATTATTATTGCAGCAGTATTATCATTAATGGCTCGTCCAGTTATACTGTTTCTACGTAGAAAGCTTAAATTTCCAAATACGCTTGCCGTAGTAGTAACTATGGTTATGTTTTTAGGATTGACTTTTGGATTAATCTCAATGTTTATTCCATTGATTAACCAACAAGGAGAAAACCTCTCTTTATTGGATTTAAACCAACTAGAAATGAATTTAGAGCAGCTGTTGGCTCAGGTAAATGCGTATTTTTCTGAGATTGGAATCAATATTTTTGAGCAATTAAAAAGTGCCGATATTTTTAAAAACTTTAAAGCTGTACCCTACTTACTAAATACTGTGGTTAGTGCTGTGGGCAACTTAAGCATTGGTCTGTTTTCAGTATTGTTTATTGCATTTTTTCTAATGAAAGATAGTCGCCTTTTAAATAGAGGTTTATTAACCTTGGTACCTAACAATAATGAGTCGCGATTTCAAAAATCTTTTGAAAAGATAAAAGATTTATTATCGCGTTACTTTTTAGGGTTGATATTGCAAATTCTTATTCTTTTTGTTCTCTACACCATAATCTTATTGATTTTTGGCATTCAAAACGCAATAGTTATTGCTTTTCTTTGTGCATTGTTAAACCTAATACCCTACATAGGACCATTAATTGCCGGTGTATTAATGGCTGTTTTGACAATGACCAGTGATGTGACTTTAGATTTTAGAACAGAAATTTTACCCACTACTATATATGTTATGATAGGTTATTTGATTGCTCAATTAGTAGACAACTTTTTTAGCCAACCCAAAATTTTTTCAGAAGCTACTAAAGCTCATCCATTGGAAATATTTTTGGTGATTATTATTGGAGGATTGTTATTTGGAGTTGTAGGGATGATTGTTGCCGTGCCCGGATATACTGCTATAAAAGTAATTTTAAAGGAATTTTTGTCCGATAATAAAATTGTAAAATCATTAACAAAAGATATTTAA